One genomic segment of Hordeum vulgare subsp. vulgare chromosome 2H, MorexV3_pseudomolecules_assembly, whole genome shotgun sequence includes these proteins:
- the LOC123428870 gene encoding uncharacterized protein LOC123428870 encodes MALYRRVTSVIRRRGAPTMLPARAMASLLGHVEPAPKDPIFGVTFPLSPPLPFPAPATDPSAKKPTTYPSSRIRHGAVLTYLFSRIGKSDYSHGRYGHDSLDRRTKAPRLSNMVADVTGPYEAAINSPPSAVNELLLRILRLGIGSPYDIDIHCIKSLNELPESGAVAVLNQFLITCSDKRNKGEYFLSLIAKRKVEAFGAAQILQDTTSLSRNSEIQTKRYRHQDYDYTASG; translated from the exons ATGGCGCTATACCGCCGCGTGACCTCCGTTATCCGGCGGCGCGGGGCCCCGACCATGCTCCCGGCGCGGGCCATGGCGTCGCTCCTCGGCCACGTCGAACCGGCGCCCAAGGACCCCATCTTCGGCGTCACCTTCCCcctttcccctcccctccccttccctGCTCCGGCGACCGACCCGTCGGCCAAGAAGCCCACCACCTACCCCTCAAGTCGGATCCGGCATGGCGCTGTACTCACCTACCTCTTTTCTCGCAT AGGCAAGTCAGATTATTCTCATGGCAGATACGGACATGATTCGCTTGATCGTCGAACGAaagctccaagactatcaaacatG GTGGCTGATGTCACCGGCCCCTATGAAGCAGCTATTAATTCACCACCTTCGGCCGTCAACGAACTCTTACTTCGTATTTTACGTCTTGGAATTGGTAGTCCATACGAC ATTGACATCCATTGCATAAAGAGCCTCAATGAGCTCCCTGAGTCAGGTGCTGTTGCGGTCCTTAATCAG TTTCTGATAACATGTTCTGACAAACGCAACAAAGGAGAATATTTCCTTTCATTAATTGCTAAG CGCAAGGTTGAGGCTTTTGGTGCAGCACAAATATTACAGGATACTACTTCTTTGTCCAGAAATTCTGAAATACAAACCAAGCGATACCGACATCAAGATTACGATTACACAGCATCCGGGTAG